One part of the Microbacterium saperdae genome encodes these proteins:
- a CDS encoding mandelate racemase/muconate lactonizing enzyme family protein — MTEITRIRTATAVLPLPAPLQLGAMTVTRREYSAVQASDADGTTGVAYCLSREAPMAEIVERLVAAHALGADADDPTTTWERMLRGSAIVGRVGLVRRAIGLVDIALWDIATRRAGVPLWQLLGTGDAPRDSMLVAAYPSPSRPPREVADEVLAQAGGWSQVKISRAADPAYMRELIALLNTELPASTGLVVDVGFGWPDADTALAEIAQWGDPRLAWLEDPLLPEDAAGCARIRRESGLAVSVGDEVTDPAVLRALVEQDAVDVLRLDVVAIGGVTPARELIAWAADRGVPVSGHVYSEVTAHLGIGVETFARGVNPYDPAPSFIVGGPTYDGRVRPTDAAGLGFTLDPTVFDFERD, encoded by the coding sequence ATGACCGAGATCACCCGCATCCGCACGGCCACCGCCGTGCTCCCGCTGCCCGCGCCGCTGCAGCTCGGGGCCATGACCGTCACGCGCCGCGAGTACAGCGCCGTGCAGGCATCCGATGCCGACGGCACGACCGGCGTCGCGTACTGCCTCTCGCGCGAGGCGCCGATGGCCGAGATCGTCGAACGCCTGGTCGCCGCGCATGCCCTCGGCGCGGATGCCGACGATCCGACCACGACCTGGGAGCGGATGCTGCGCGGCAGCGCGATCGTCGGACGCGTCGGCCTGGTGCGACGGGCGATCGGTCTGGTCGACATCGCGCTGTGGGACATCGCCACCCGCCGTGCGGGTGTGCCGCTGTGGCAGCTGCTCGGCACGGGCGATGCGCCGCGGGACTCGATGCTCGTCGCCGCCTACCCCTCGCCGAGTCGCCCCCCGCGCGAGGTCGCGGATGAGGTGCTCGCCCAGGCGGGCGGCTGGTCGCAGGTGAAGATCTCGCGGGCGGCGGATCCCGCGTACATGCGCGAGCTGATCGCGCTGCTGAACACCGAGCTCCCGGCGAGCACCGGGCTCGTGGTCGACGTCGGTTTCGGATGGCCGGATGCCGACACCGCACTCGCCGAGATCGCGCAGTGGGGCGACCCGCGGCTGGCGTGGCTCGAAGATCCGTTGCTCCCCGAAGACGCGGCGGGGTGCGCGCGCATCCGTCGGGAGTCCGGGCTCGCGGTCTCGGTCGGCGACGAGGTCACCGACCCGGCCGTGCTTCGTGCCCTCGTCGAGCAGGACGCCGTGGATGTGCTGCGCCTCGACGTCGTCGCGATCGGCGGCGTCACGCCGGCCCGCGAACTGATCGCATGGGCGGCCGACCGTGGCGTCCCGGTGTCCGGTCACGTCTACTCTGAGGTCACCGCACACCTCGGCATCGGGGTCGAGACCTTCGCCCGGGGTGTGAATCCCTACGATCCCGCCCCGTCGTTCATCGTCGGCGGTCCGACGTACGACGGTCGTGTCCGGCCGACGGATGCCGCCGGTCTCGGCTTCACGCTCGACCCCACCGTCTTCGACTTCGAGAGGGACTGA
- a CDS encoding SDR family NAD(P)-dependent oxidoreductase, whose translation MTDSARSVVVTGSGKGIGRAVAERLTGDGWIVVGLERSTGSGTVEDGIVAEVVLGDSADRAAHQRAAEAAQARAPLAGWVNNAGITKRTPLHELDEDLVRELVGINGFGYLWGCSAAVTAFLDQGIAGAIVNIGSIHGRASSIDHAAYEFTKGGIDALTRSLAVTYGGLGIRANTVAPGGVRTPHLEAQIAASADPVAAERALTEGPPMGRIARAEEVAAVTSFLLSDQAPYLTGQSIAVDGAWTASFGGVAVDPALRARFDRG comes from the coding sequence ATGACAGACTCCGCACGCAGCGTCGTGGTGACCGGCAGCGGCAAGGGCATCGGCCGTGCGGTCGCCGAACGGCTGACCGGCGACGGCTGGATCGTCGTCGGGCTCGAGCGCTCGACCGGCTCCGGAACCGTCGAGGACGGCATCGTGGCCGAGGTCGTGCTCGGCGACTCGGCCGACAGGGCCGCGCACCAGCGGGCCGCCGAGGCGGCGCAGGCGCGTGCGCCACTCGCCGGCTGGGTCAACAACGCCGGCATCACGAAGCGGACGCCGCTGCACGAGCTCGACGAAGACCTCGTGCGCGAGCTCGTCGGGATCAACGGCTTCGGCTACCTCTGGGGATGCTCGGCCGCCGTGACGGCGTTCCTCGACCAGGGCATCGCCGGGGCGATCGTGAACATCGGCTCGATCCACGGCCGCGCCAGCTCGATCGATCACGCCGCCTACGAGTTCACGAAGGGTGGCATCGACGCGCTCACCCGCAGCCTGGCCGTGACGTACGGCGGGCTCGGCATCCGCGCCAACACGGTCGCTCCCGGCGGCGTGCGCACGCCGCACCTGGAGGCGCAGATCGCCGCATCGGCCGACCCGGTGGCCGCGGAGCGCGCGCTCACCGAAGGGCCTCCGATGGGGCGCATCGCCCGCGCCGAAGAGGTCGCCGCGGTCACCTCGTTCCTGCTCTCCGACCAGGCGCCGTATCTGACCGGGCAGTCGATCGCGGTCGACGGCGCGTGGACGGCATCCTTCGGGGGCGTCGCGGTCGACCCGGCGCTGCGCGCGAGGTTCGACCGGGGCTGA
- a CDS encoding zinc-ribbon domain-containing protein — translation MPEPVKQWWARRQFSRGRAVPYDVGTYRSGWAAYPELIRQYHPELNHGIVLSQVPLAADVLLCWECTAGHRFAATPTEQRERPGQVRRRSAWCPECSALARPQPVVLGEARPLPRTPRRPAPALCTKTPDVPAGTAFVSECAPRPASAAEGRLRSGLVALIEFDASVNAVKVSRPFFRHTEVWPDIVLPELRIALEYDTVGRHGLEHVGKRQDADLRKDRALRAAGWEVIRIRTGKLEPLGPHDLALSSVGTKSIARIIDELRVIRGALLVDAYLR, via the coding sequence GTGCCGGAACCGGTGAAGCAATGGTGGGCGCGACGGCAGTTCTCCCGCGGTCGCGCGGTTCCGTATGACGTGGGCACCTACCGCTCCGGTTGGGCGGCGTATCCGGAGCTGATCCGGCAGTACCATCCGGAGCTGAACCACGGCATCGTCCTGTCGCAGGTCCCTCTCGCCGCCGACGTGCTCCTGTGCTGGGAGTGCACGGCCGGCCATCGGTTCGCCGCCACTCCGACGGAGCAGCGCGAGCGTCCGGGACAGGTGCGGCGCCGCTCCGCGTGGTGCCCTGAATGCTCCGCGCTCGCCCGCCCGCAGCCGGTCGTCCTCGGGGAGGCGCGCCCGCTTCCGCGCACGCCCCGTCGCCCGGCGCCGGCACTCTGCACGAAGACCCCGGACGTCCCGGCAGGGACCGCGTTCGTGAGCGAATGCGCCCCGCGTCCCGCTTCCGCGGCGGAGGGCCGCCTTCGCTCCGGCCTCGTGGCCCTCATCGAGTTCGATGCATCCGTGAACGCCGTGAAGGTCTCGAGACCGTTCTTCCGTCACACCGAGGTGTGGCCCGACATCGTGTTGCCGGAACTGCGCATCGCGCTCGAGTACGACACCGTCGGGCGGCACGGCCTCGAGCACGTCGGGAAGCGGCAGGACGCGGATCTGCGCAAGGACCGCGCCCTCCGCGCCGCGGGGTGGGAGGTCATCCGGATCCGTACCGGGAAGCTCGAGCCGCTGGGTCCGCATGACCTGGCGCTGTCCTCGGTGGGCACGAAGAGCATCGCCCGCATCATCGACGAGTTGCGGGTCATCCGGGGTGCGCTGCTCGTCGACGCGTATCTGCGGTGA
- the dinB gene encoding DNA polymerase IV, producing MRGEATVLHADLDAFYASVEQRDAPALRGRPVIVGGGVVLAASYEAKARGVRTAMGGRQARELCPDAVVVPPRMDAYSAASKDVFAIFRDTTPLVEGLSIDEAFLEVGGLRRIAGSPEQIAARLRERVRTEVGLAISVGVARTKFLAKVASAVSKPDGLLVVEPAREEEFLLPLPVERLWGVGAVTAEKLHRYGIRTVGELAELEAATAERMLGKATGAHVHALARLRDPRPVDTTRRRGSIGSQRALGIGPRSAEELDLILTRIVDRLARRLRDGDRVCRTVVLRLRFGDYSKATRSRSLRSSTDRTAVLLTMARALLAAAQPEITARGITLIGISLSHLDRVESVQPELPIDWGDEARLDTVLDTLRDRYGAASVARAAQLGRDEGWSSPILPEHE from the coding sequence ATGCGCGGGGAAGCGACGGTGCTGCACGCCGACCTCGATGCGTTCTACGCGTCGGTGGAGCAGCGGGATGCGCCGGCGCTGCGCGGTCGACCCGTCATCGTGGGTGGTGGAGTCGTGCTGGCGGCGAGCTACGAGGCGAAGGCGCGCGGGGTGCGCACCGCCATGGGCGGTCGGCAGGCGCGGGAGCTCTGCCCCGATGCCGTCGTCGTGCCGCCGCGCATGGACGCGTACTCCGCCGCCAGCAAAGACGTGTTCGCCATCTTCCGCGACACCACCCCGCTCGTCGAGGGTCTTTCGATCGACGAGGCGTTCCTCGAGGTCGGGGGCCTCCGACGGATCGCCGGGTCCCCCGAGCAGATCGCCGCGCGGCTGCGCGAGCGCGTGCGGACGGAAGTGGGGCTCGCCATCTCGGTGGGAGTCGCGCGCACAAAATTCCTCGCGAAGGTCGCCAGCGCCGTGAGCAAGCCGGATGGCCTGCTGGTCGTGGAGCCGGCGCGCGAGGAGGAATTCCTGCTCCCGCTTCCGGTGGAGCGGCTGTGGGGCGTGGGGGCGGTGACGGCCGAGAAGCTGCACCGCTACGGCATCCGCACGGTCGGCGAGCTCGCCGAGTTGGAGGCCGCGACCGCCGAGCGGATGCTGGGCAAGGCGACGGGCGCTCACGTGCACGCCCTGGCCCGGCTGCGGGATCCGCGGCCGGTCGACACCACCCGGCGCCGTGGATCGATCGGGTCGCAGCGTGCCCTCGGCATCGGTCCCCGCTCTGCCGAGGAGCTCGACCTCATCCTCACGCGGATCGTCGACCGGCTCGCTCGACGCCTCCGCGATGGCGACCGCGTCTGCCGCACCGTCGTGCTGCGGTTGCGCTTCGGTGACTACTCGAAGGCCACCCGCTCCCGTTCGCTCCGTTCCTCGACCGATCGCACGGCCGTGTTGCTCACCATGGCCCGAGCCCTGCTCGCCGCCGCGCAGCCCGAGATCACGGCTCGTGGCATCACCCTGATCGGCATCTCCCTGTCGCACCTCGACCGCGTCGAAAGCGTGCAGCCCGAGCTGCCGATCGACTGGGGCGACGAGGCGCGCCTCGACACCGTGCTCGATACCCTGCGCGACCGCTACGGTGCGGCTTCGGTCGCGCGCGCGGCTCAACTGGGTCGCGACGAGGGCTGGTCCTCGCCGATCCTCCCCGAGCACGAGTGA
- a CDS encoding nuclear transport factor 2 family protein, translating to MTERSDRSALDTVQAQLDAFNAHDLDAFVATYAADAVITGVAAEPVVGTAAIREFYEPRLQNPELSCVIETSVLFGSRWVVAQEQVINAGVATETIATFDVVDGLIARASMLKA from the coding sequence TTGACTGAGCGCAGCGACCGTTCTGCCCTCGACACGGTGCAGGCTCAGCTCGACGCCTTCAACGCGCACGACCTCGACGCCTTCGTCGCGACCTACGCCGCGGATGCCGTGATCACCGGAGTCGCAGCGGAGCCCGTGGTGGGCACGGCCGCGATCCGGGAGTTCTATGAGCCGCGGCTGCAGAACCCCGAACTCTCCTGCGTGATCGAGACGAGCGTGCTGTTCGGCAGCCGGTGGGTCGTGGCGCAGGAGCAGGTCATCAACGCCGGCGTCGCGACCGAGACCATCGCGACCTTCGACGTGGTCGACGGCCTCATCGCGCGCGCCTCCATGCTCAAGGCCTGA
- a CDS encoding SDR family NAD(P)-dependent oxidoreductase: protein MTARRVLLTGASSGIGTAAALELAREGAALWITYTGRETEAARVAEECRAAGAAEVHVSRLDLREPESTAALIDEITAAWGSLHVLINNGGVCPYTAYEDIDLEEWDFVLETNARGTFFLTRAALPLLRAADGDRSVVNIASIAGQVGALQTGIHYAASKGALLAITRSFARHLASEGIRVNAVTPGPVASAITDQLQGERREKLAASIPLGAFGQPADVAWIIASLASPRAGFITGATYDVNGGVRID from the coding sequence TCCGGTATCGGAACGGCCGCCGCCCTCGAACTCGCCCGCGAGGGCGCTGCCCTCTGGATCACGTACACCGGACGCGAGACGGAAGCCGCCCGCGTCGCCGAGGAATGCCGGGCCGCCGGCGCCGCGGAGGTGCACGTCTCGCGTCTCGACCTGCGCGAACCGGAGTCGACCGCGGCCCTGATCGACGAGATCACCGCGGCCTGGGGCTCCCTGCACGTGCTCATCAACAACGGCGGAGTCTGCCCGTACACCGCGTACGAGGACATCGACCTCGAGGAGTGGGACTTCGTGCTCGAGACGAACGCCCGCGGCACGTTCTTCCTCACGCGCGCGGCGCTTCCCCTGCTGCGCGCCGCGGATGGCGACCGCTCCGTGGTCAACATCGCCTCGATCGCCGGCCAGGTCGGCGCCCTGCAGACCGGCATCCACTACGCGGCCAGCAAGGGGGCTCTGCTCGCGATCACGCGCAGCTTCGCCCGGCACCTCGCGAGCGAGGGCATCCGCGTCAACGCCGTGACCCCCGGACCCGTCGCGAGCGCGATCACCGACCAGCTGCAGGGCGAGCGCCGCGAGAAGCTCGCCGCCTCGATCCCGCTCGGCGCGTTCGGACAGCCCGCCGACGTCGCCTGGATCATCGCCTCGCTCGCCTCCCCGCGTGCGGGCTTCATCACCGGCGCCACCTACGACGTCAACGGCGGTGTGCGCATTGACTGA